The following are encoded in a window of Balaenoptera ricei isolate mBalRic1 chromosome 1, mBalRic1.hap2, whole genome shotgun sequence genomic DNA:
- the BATF3 gene encoding basic leucine zipper transcriptional factor ATF-like 3 isoform X2: MRTSRSAALGSPEDDDRKVRRREKNRVAAQRSRKKQTQKADKLHEEYECLEQENTVLRREIGKLTEELKHLSEVLKEHEKICPLLLCPMNFVPVPRLDPVAGCLPR, from the exons ATGAGAACTTCCCGCTCTGCTGCTTTAGGA AGCCCTGAGGATGATGACAGGAAGGTCcgaaggagggaaaaaaaccgAGTTGCTGCTCAGAGAAGCCGGAAGAAGCAGACCCAGAAGGCTGACAAACTCCATGAG GAATATGAGTGCCTGGAGCAAGAAAACACAGTGCTGCGGAGAGAGATCGGGAAGCTGACGGAGGAGTTGAAGCACCTGAGCGAGGTGCTGAAGGAGCACGAGAAGATATGCCCGCTGCTGCTCTGCCCCATGAACTTTGTGCCGGTGCCGCGGCTGGACCCCGTGGCTGGCTGCCTGCCCCGGTGA